CGAGTGCAACGGCTTGGCGCCCGAGCAGGTGCTGGTGACCAATGGCGGTGCCGAGGCGATCTATCTGGCCGCGGCCTTGCACGCCGGCGGTCGGGCGCTGATCGTCGAGCCGACCTTCAGCGAGTATCGCCTCGCCTGCGCCCACTATGGCCTTTCGGTCGAGTCGATGGCGCTGTGTGGCGAGACGTTCGAGCTCGATGTCGACGAGGCCGAGCAGGCGATGGCGAACGCCTCGGTGCTCTTCCTGTGTCGCCCCAACAACCCCACCGGCACCCTGGTGCCCCGGGCGAGCCTGGAGCGCCTGCTGGCCCGCGGCCGCGAGACGGGCACCACTCTGGTCGTGGATGAGGCCTTCGTCGACTTCAGCGACGCCGAGCCCCTCACGCCGTTGCTGGCCACGGCCCCGAACCTTGTGCTGCTGCGTTCGCTGACCAAGCTCTACGACCTGCCGGGCCTGCGGCTCGGCTACCTGCTGGGCGCACCGGAGCGGGTGGCGCGGGCGCGAGGTCTGCAGATGCCCTGGAGCGTCAATGCCCTGGCGCTGGGGCTGGTGTCGCCGCTGCTGGCCGATGCCGACTACCTGGCCCGCACCCACGACTGGCTGTCCGGGGTGCGTCCCGGCCTGCCCGAGGCGGTGCGCACGCTGGGGTATGCGGTGCCGGCCACCCAGGCCAACTTCTTCCTGCTAGACGGCAAAGACGCCGCCGAGGCGGAGGCGCTGTTCGCCTTCCTGTTGCGTCGTGGCCTGCTGGCTCGGCACACCCACAACTTCCCCGGCCTGGATGGCCGCTGGCTGCGCCTGGCCCTGCGCGACGGCCCGGACAACGTGCGACTGCTCGAGGCGCTGACCGCCTGGAGGGCGTCATGATCGCCTTCGTCTCGGGCGGCGCCCGCTCCGGCAAGAGTGGTGTGGCCGAGGCCCTGGCGTGCGCATGGCGCGCGCCGGGGCACGGCGGTCTGGTCTATCTCGCCACGGCTCGTGCCGGCGACGAGGAGATGGCCTCAAGGATCGCCCGCCATAGACGGGAGCGCGGCGAGGGCTGGCTGACCCTGGAGGCGCCCCTGGAGCTTGCCTCCGCGCTGGATGAGGTTCCGCCCGGAAGCAGCGTGCTGCTCGACTGCCTCACGCTATGGGCCAGCCAGCTCATGTTCGAGGCCGGCCTCGAGGAGGAGGCCGGGCGCGGGAGGCTCCAGCAGCTGATCGATACGGCTCGCCGCCGCGACATCACGCTGGTAATAGTCTCCAACGACCTCAACGAGGACCTGCCGCCGCGGGATGCGCTGGTCTGGCGCTACCTGGCCTTCCTGCAGCGCCTTCACCGTGACTTGGCCGGGCAAGCGAATCGAGTGATCGAGGTGGTGGCCGGTCAGGCCATCGACTGGAAGGGAGAGAGTCAATGAAAGATGCTGCCCTGGGCGTGCTGCTGGCGATCCAGTTTCTGACCCGGGTGCCGGTGCCGGTGGCTTGTCCCTGGACGCCGGTCACGAGGCGCTGGGCGGCGCGTGCCTATCCGCTGGTGGGGGCACTGCTTGGTGCCCTGGTGGCCGGCGTCGGGGTGGCCCTGCAACCGCTACTGCCTACGCCGCTGCTGGCCCTGCTGCTGCTCAGCTTGTGGGTGGCCCTCTCCGGCGGTCTGCATCTGGATGGCCTGATGGACCTGGCGGATGCCCTGGGCAGCAATGCCCCGCTGGAGCGGCGCTGGGCCATCATGAAGGATTCGCAGATCGGCAGCTTCGCCGTCTTGGCGCTGGTGTTTCAGCTGGCCTGGAAGGCCATGCTGCTCTGGGCGCTGCTCGAGGCGGGGGCCAGCCCCTGGTGGCTGGTGCCGATCGCCGCCCTCGGCCGGCTGGGTGCCATCGGCCTGCTGGTGGGGTTGCCGGCGGCGCGCCCGGAAGGCCTGGCCCATGCCTGGCAGCAGAGCCTCGGCGCCCGCGATCTCGCCCTGGCTGCGCTGTTACCGCTGTTGGGCCTGCTCGTCACGCCGGGCATGGCCTGGCTGATGGCAGGCCTTGCGGCTTTCATCATCATCTATGGCCTGGCGGTGCGCCGGGCCTTCGGCGGCATCAACGGCGATATCGTCGGGGCCGCCATTGAGGGAGGAGAACTATGGTTGCTGATGATCGCCTGGAGCTGGTGGTCGTTCGTCATGGCCTGACGAGCCGGGCCTGTGAAGAGGGGGAACGCCGATGAGTGATTCTCGTATGGACGATACCCGCTGCCTCGACGTGTTGGTCGTTCGTCATGGCCTTACGAGCTGGAACCTGGAGCGCCGCTACCAAGGGCATCGAGACATTCCGCTGCTGCTGCCCGAGGCCCAGCCCGACCTGGACCGGCTGCGCGATCATCTGGCCGCGGTCGACTTCGATGCCGTTCACTGCAGCGATTTGACCCGCTGTCGCCAGACGCTTGCCCATGTGCAGGAGGGCAAGGAGCGGCAAGGCCATGGGGAAGCGCCGCGCTTCGATGCCCGCCTGCGGGAGCTCAACTTCGGCGAGTACGAAGGGCGTACCTGGGATGCGCTGAAGGACGATCCCGCCTATCGGGCCTGGGTAGACAGCCACGGCCGGCTGGCCACTCCCGGGGGCGAGTCTGCGGATGATCTCTGGGCGCGGCTTTCGGCCTGGCTAGATGATGTGCTGGCCGAGGCACGCCAGTGTCAGCACCGTCGCGTGCTGGCGGTCAGTCACGGGGGGGCCATCCGCGAGCTGCGTCGTCGCCTCGAGGCGGCCGACTTCTGGGATGGCGTGGTCGGCCAGGCCCAGGGGCGCTGTTTTCGTTTCACATTCGAGGAGGACGGCTGGTCATGCAGCTCTTCATCGGCGGTGCCTGCGCCGGCAAGCGCGACCTGGTAGCGGCACGTTTCCCTGGCGCCTTCTGGTGGAAGGTGGGAGAGGGCGGTACGCTTTCCGGCTGGCGTGACCGGCTCGTGCCGGGTCGCTGCCTCGTGATCACCACATGGACCGACTGGCTCGCACGGTCGCTGGTCGAAGAGCCCGACGACGACCGGTTGCGCGAGCGGCTGGCCGACGAGCTCGTGGCGATGAGCGAGGCCGAGCGGCAAGGAGAGGCGACCATCGTGCTGATCCTGCCGGAGATCGGCCGTGGCATCGTGCCAGTGGCGCCCGAGGATCGCCGCCTGCGGGATCTGGCCGGCTGGCTTGCGCAGGATGCGGCGTCCATTGCCGAGGCCGTCTGGTACGTGCGGCATGGGCTGGCTCGCCGCTTGCGGTAGCGGCCCGCGCGGGATTCGCGTTGACGCCCCACCCCCCGATTGCTAGCTTACGCCCACTCCAAGGTGACCCAGGACCGCGCAGACAGTCCGGGTTGAAACGGGAAGTCGGTGACGCCAAGCGGCCAGTCCGACGCTGCCCCCGCAACGGTAATCGAGTCAAGGATCGCCACTATCGGCAACGGTAGGCCACTGTGCTCAAGCACGGGAAGGCGGCGGTCTCGAGGTGTCCCGCCTCACTCGTCAGCCCGGAGACCGGCCTTCGAGTGCATGCCAGGGCGCGGGCGATCCGGGAATGAAGTGACTCGCCGATCACCGGCTGTCACCCTATCCCCACGTCGATCTCCCCCCCGCCCGGCCTTCAAGGGTTCCTGCCGCACGGGTGCGTGCGGCCCTGAGAGACATGATCATGATGATATCCCCCCTGCGCCGCCGGAGCCTCACCGCCCTGTGCCTCGGCGTGGCGCCGCTGGCCGATGCCGCGACCTCCTCTTCCGAGACGAACGTTACCGAAAGCGAGCAGACCCTCGCACCTATGGTGGTGACCGCGTCGCTGGCGCCCCAAACCGCCGATCAGAGCCTCGCCTCGGTCACGATCCTCGACGAGGCCGATCTTCGCCGCCAGGACCCCAAGGACATCACCGACATCCTGCGCGCCCAGCCCGGCGTGGATGTCTCCTCCAGCGGCGGCTTTGGCAAGAACACCGGCATCTACTTGCGCGGCACTGGCAGGGAGTCCACACCACTGATGATCGACGGCATCCGGCTGCGCTCCGCTACCGATGGTGGCCCGGCCTGGCAGTTCCTCGAGCCGCGCGTGTTCGAGCGCATCGAGGTCGTGCGCGGTCCGCGCGGCAGCCTCTACGGTGCCGATGCCGTGGGCGGGGTGGTCCAGCTGTTCACTCCGAAAGGCGAGGGCGACCCCACACCGAGCATCAGCCTGGGGGGCGGTAGCTTCGGTACCCGCCGGGCCAGTGCCTCGCTTTCCGGCGCCGAGGACGGCACGCGCTATTTCGTCGCCACCAGCCGCCTGGAGAGCGACGGCTACGAGATCGTCGACGGCGAGGGTGACAAGGGCTACGACAACACCACCGGTCTGGTGCGCCTCTCACACGGCTTCGATAACGGCGCCGAGGTGGGCGTGCTGGCGCTGCGGGCCAGCGGGAATACCGAATTCGATAACTACGGCTCACCCGGCGATACCGATTACGTTCAGCAGGTGGCCGGCGTCTATGGTGAGTTGCCGCTTACCGAGGCTTGGTCCAGCCGCCTGACGCTCAGTGAGGCGAGGGACGAGAGCAACAGCCACAGAGACACCGGCGATTCGGTATTCGATACCCGCACGCGCACCGCCCGTTGGGAGAACATCCTGGCTTTCGGCCCCCACGAACTGGTCGCCGGCGGCGAGTATGCCCGCGACGACGTCGACTCTACCACAGCCTTCGACAAGGACAGTCGCGATAACAAGGCCGTCTTTACCCAGGCGCTGATGGACTTCTCGCCTTTGAGCCTTCAGGCATCGTTGCGCCACGACGACAATGAGGCCTTTGGAGAGGAGACCACCGGCAGCCTGGCGCTGGGGGTGGCGCTCGACGAGACTCATACCCTGCGCGCCAGCTATGGCACTGCCTTCCGGGCCCCGACCTTCAATGACCTCTACTATCCAGACGATGGCTTCTACGAGGGCAATCCGGATCTCGAGGCGGAGACCTCGGAGACCTATGAGCTGGGCATTCGCGGCCAGCTCGGGCGCGGGTTCTGGGACCTGGCGGTCTACCAGAGCGATATCGATGACATGATCACGACGGTTGATACCGACGGCGATGGTAGCGTCGATACCTCAGAAAACGTCGATCGGGCGCGCATCCGTGGTGTGGAGGTGGCCACCGGCGCCGACATCAATGACTGGACGCTGCGCGCCGCGGTAACCCTCATGGACCCCGAGGACCGCGACACTGGCAAGCAGCTGACGAATCGCGCCAGCCAGAGCCTGCGCTTGGACGCCGACCGCACGCTGGGCGACTGGAGCCTGGGCGGTTCCTTCATCGCCCAGAACCACCGTTATGAGGATGCCGACAACGACGAGCGGCTGGCCGGTTTCGGTCTCCTCAACCTGCGTGCCGGCTGGGCCTTCGCGCCGGGCTGGTCGGCCCGCCTGACCCTTGAGAACGCCTTGGACAGGGACTACGAAACGGCCGGCGGCTACAACAGCCCGGGCCGCGCGGCCTACCTCAGCCTGAGCTTCGGCGGTTGATGCGATTCATGACTTCCATGCGGCGTTCAGGACGGCGGTGTCGATGGCCGGGTCTCGGCCTGGCATTGGTTCTGGTATCGGGGCTGGCCTTGAGCCTGGCCGGCCCGGCTCAGGGCGCCGATGGTGTCTGCGTCACCGATGACGCCGACCGCGAGGTCTGCCTGGAGGCGCCTGCGAGCCGCATCGTGGCGCTGTCGCCCGGGGTCACCGAGCTGCTGTTTGCCGCTGGCGCCGGCGAGGCGGTGGTCGGGGCGGTCGGCTTCAGCGACTACCCGGCCGAGGCGGCGGGGCTGCCCCGGGTGGGCAGCTATGATCGCCTCGACCTCGAGGCGCTGCTGGCGCTGGAGCCCGATCTGGTGGTGGCCTGGGCCGGCGGTAATCCTGGCGACCAGCTTGACCGCCTGGCCGCCCTCGGGCTACCGGTCTACTTCTCCGACGTGGGAGACTTTGCCGGCATCGCCGAGAGCCTCGAGCGCTTCGGCACCCTGGCGGGTACCCCTGACGTCGCCGCATCCGCGGCGTCGTCGCTGCGCGAGGAGGTTGCGGCGCTACGCGAGCGCTATGCCGCCGCCGCCCCAGTGCCGGTCTTCTATCAGGTCTGGGA
The genomic region above belongs to Halomonas sp. YLGW01 and contains:
- the cobD gene encoding threonine-phosphate decarboxylase CobD, producing the protein MSRDTLPEWPDHGGRRTALLERFGLPAEQPLIDFSANLNPLGPPAWLGDWLAGAAGRLAHYPTPDDDAPAKAIAECNGLAPEQVLVTNGGAEAIYLAAALHAGGRALIVEPTFSEYRLACAHYGLSVESMALCGETFELDVDEAEQAMANASVLFLCRPNNPTGTLVPRASLERLLARGRETGTTLVVDEAFVDFSDAEPLTPLLATAPNLVLLRSLTKLYDLPGLRLGYLLGAPERVARARGLQMPWSVNALALGLVSPLLADADYLARTHDWLSGVRPGLPEAVRTLGYAVPATQANFFLLDGKDAAEAEALFAFLLRRGLLARHTHNFPGLDGRWLRLALRDGPDNVRLLEALTAWRAS
- a CDS encoding bifunctional adenosylcobinamide kinase/adenosylcobinamide-phosphate guanylyltransferase, whose translation is MQLFIGGACAGKRDLVAARFPGAFWWKVGEGGTLSGWRDRLVPGRCLVITTWTDWLARSLVEEPDDDRLRERLADELVAMSEAERQGEATIVLILPEIGRGIVPVAPEDRRLRDLAGWLAQDAASIAEAVWYVRHGLARRLR
- a CDS encoding histidine phosphatase family protein, translated to MSDSRMDDTRCLDVLVVRHGLTSWNLERRYQGHRDIPLLLPEAQPDLDRLRDHLAAVDFDAVHCSDLTRCRQTLAHVQEGKERQGHGEAPRFDARLRELNFGEYEGRTWDALKDDPAYRAWVDSHGRLATPGGESADDLWARLSAWLDDVLAEARQCQHRRVLAVSHGGAIRELRRRLEAADFWDGVVGQAQGRCFRFTFEEDGWSCSSSSAVPAPASATW
- a CDS encoding TonB-dependent receptor, which translates into the protein MISPLRRRSLTALCLGVAPLADAATSSSETNVTESEQTLAPMVVTASLAPQTADQSLASVTILDEADLRRQDPKDITDILRAQPGVDVSSSGGFGKNTGIYLRGTGRESTPLMIDGIRLRSATDGGPAWQFLEPRVFERIEVVRGPRGSLYGADAVGGVVQLFTPKGEGDPTPSISLGGGSFGTRRASASLSGAEDGTRYFVATSRLESDGYEIVDGEGDKGYDNTTGLVRLSHGFDNGAEVGVLALRASGNTEFDNYGSPGDTDYVQQVAGVYGELPLTEAWSSRLTLSEARDESNSHRDTGDSVFDTRTRTARWENILAFGPHELVAGGEYARDDVDSTTAFDKDSRDNKAVFTQALMDFSPLSLQASLRHDDNEAFGEETTGSLALGVALDETHTLRASYGTAFRAPTFNDLYYPDDGFYEGNPDLEAETSETYELGIRGQLGRGFWDLAVYQSDIDDMITTVDTDGDGSVDTSENVDRARIRGVEVATGADINDWTLRAAVTLMDPEDRDTGKQLTNRASQSLRLDADRTLGDWSLGGSFIAQNHRYEDADNDERLAGFGLLNLRAGWAFAPGWSARLTLENALDRDYETAGGYNSPGRAAYLSLSFGG
- a CDS encoding bifunctional adenosylcobinamide kinase/adenosylcobinamide-phosphate guanylyltransferase is translated as MIAFVSGGARSGKSGVAEALACAWRAPGHGGLVYLATARAGDEEMASRIARHRRERGEGWLTLEAPLELASALDEVPPGSSVLLDCLTLWASQLMFEAGLEEEAGRGRLQQLIDTARRRDITLVIVSNDLNEDLPPRDALVWRYLAFLQRLHRDLAGQANRVIEVVAGQAIDWKGESQ
- a CDS encoding cobalamin-binding protein — its product is MSLAGPAQGADGVCVTDDADREVCLEAPASRIVALSPGVTELLFAAGAGEAVVGAVGFSDYPAEAAGLPRVGSYDRLDLEALLALEPDLVVAWAGGNPGDQLDRLAALGLPVYFSDVGDFAGIAESLERFGTLAGTPDVAASAASSLREEVAALRERYAAAAPVPVFYQVWEQPLMTLNGRHWISRSLELCGGVNLFAEASALVPRIGVEAVLARDPEAIITGGMGEPDSTWLEAWRAYPRLTAVRRDNLFLIDPDLVQRAAPRLVEGTRRLCQYLEVARGRR
- the cobS gene encoding adenosylcobinamide-GDP ribazoletransferase produces the protein MKDAALGVLLAIQFLTRVPVPVACPWTPVTRRWAARAYPLVGALLGALVAGVGVALQPLLPTPLLALLLLSLWVALSGGLHLDGLMDLADALGSNAPLERRWAIMKDSQIGSFAVLALVFQLAWKAMLLWALLEAGASPWWLVPIAALGRLGAIGLLVGLPAARPEGLAHAWQQSLGARDLALAALLPLLGLLVTPGMAWLMAGLAAFIIIYGLAVRRAFGGINGDIVGAAIEGGELWLLMIAWSWWSFVMA